A window of Cottoperca gobio chromosome 16, fCotGob3.1, whole genome shotgun sequence contains these coding sequences:
- the znf526 gene encoding zinc finger protein 574: MAEQQEDEEGVYVEHQYMCSECHQLFNTLEDVLIHQQIHTGQEGEGDGEVMHFQGVPEMGQNQQYQCLECGALLMNPEELLQHQEMHMREAGMEVEHQELCEVLETEDGSEGQMSGPVQYQCLDCLALFDSPETWLEHRRTHSRSSTHSNTETMEYVLQPDGTVTPLNNVQNYVLSEQQAGEILAQVLAQQQQQQQQQQQQQQQQQKKHESVSKPAASSRSALLPPVTATPGSATMHLQILTAQALADNSTMSSQRRSKLPPLLPAVGRGSSGKLGVLENGVQRLELRLAPGVQDDTQQQQPTELVVIHPYECSECSLLFQTPEDFLQHQGEHFLCQDKESGEPGVMSGFEEVRGREETTEKVEDIRIRVTEKKAAVWAKPQQCELCNRTFTSVNRLAAHKRVHEQGTHECPECGKVFKKATSLQTHMRTHSGVARYLCVDCGNGFTTEMTLIMHRKSHTADPLHKCQFCNKTFTNMTKYLYHRRTHLNRDSSGTPAPVSMVSAPRRASLSALAILQRAREKNSHTNEVKINVLAPLTEEEMEKLGDDPKQSSPSKVEGGEVEKQGEDNNMEVCVPLEGNTIEPQQEKSGLATNPAPLDDTGGGVTAAPAASSDKGSFSCRSCSKTFPSQLQLVHHRRKSHVTERSFVCGICGKSFKKQIHVRNHIRTHTGERPFQCSDCGKTFSSLANLTRHTLIHSGVRPYRCDVCHRSFSQSSNLRQHSLLHSNAATLCCPDCPATFRWPTKLAAHRYTQHPGAPAPFPCPHCEAGFLTRRQRDGHYVEQHPTLVQAGTGVEVGKETDNQADLTSKPSTSTTAETESGDSSSLVRGGLDCNICGKKLNSPANLRLHRLSHFALGSGRPRCTAGKRPKAHQCPICGKLFVSSSGVALHQRVHTGERPFPCQVCGKRFRQNTHLREHLRTHSGERPFRCEVCGKGFIQSMHLAEHRRTHTGERPHVCPQCGKAFKTFSNLRNHKKTHARQQRLDEEAAAMETSSAVAVVDASAVELANGQPQIIQIQAADLQQGTPTIMCNEFGETIAIIETSEGGVLPLEQALEIYHTALENGLAMDTVAVDGLQLL, encoded by the exons atggccgagcagcaggaggatgaggagggtgtgTATGTGGAGCACCAGTACATGTGCAGCGAGTGCCACCAGCTCTTCAACACCCTGGAGGATGTGCTCATCCACCAGCAGATCCACACTGGCCAAGAGGGGGAAGGAGACGGGGAGGTCATGCACTTCCAGGGTGTTCCAGAGATGGGGCAAAACCAGCAGTACCAGTGTCTGGAGTGTGGGGCGCTCCTCATGAACCCTGAAGAACTGCTGCAGCACCAGGAGATGCACATGAGAGAAGCGGGGATGGAGGTGGAGCATCAAG AGCTGTGTGAGGTTTTGGAGACAGAGGACGGGTCGGAGGGTCAGATGTCGGGACCTGTTCAGTACCAGTGTCTCGACTGTCTGGCTCTTTTTGACTCGCCTGAGACCTGGCTGGAGCACCGGCGGACCCACAGCAGGAGcagcacacacagtaacacagagaCCATG GAGTACGTGCTACAGCCCGACGGCACCGTCACTCCACTGAACAACGTGCAGAACTACGTGCTGAGTGAGCAGCAGGCTGGGGAGATCTTGGCTCAG GTACTcgctcagcagcagcaacagcagcagcagcagcagcaacagcagcagcagcaacagaagaAACACGAGTCTGTCTCCAAACCTGCTGCATCCTCCCGTTCCGCCCTGCTGCCTCCAGTGACAGCGACCCCCGGCTCTGCCACCATGCACCTGCAGATCCTCACAGCTCAAGCTCTGGCAGACAACTCCACCATGTCCAGTCAGCGCCGCTCAAAGCTGCCCCCTCTGTTGCCCGCTGTGGGCCGAGGCTCTTCGGGAAAGCTGGGGGTTCTGGAGAACGGGGTGCAGAGACTGGAGTTAAGGTTGGCCCCCGGCGTCCAGGATGacacccagcagcagcagccaacaGAGCTGGTGGTCATCCACCCTTATGAGTGCTCTGAATGCTCCCTTCTCTTCCAGACCCCGGAGGACTTCCTCCAGCACCAGGGagagcacttcctgtgtcaGGACAAAGAGAGCGGAGAGCCAGGCGTCATGAGTGGCTTCGAGGAGGTGCGAGGGAGGGAAGAGACTACGGAGAAGGTGGAGGACATTAGGATTAGAGTAACAGAGAAGAAAGCAGCCGTCTGGGCCAAGCCCCAACAATGTGAGCTCTGCAACCGCACCTTCACCTCCGTCAACCGGCTGGCTGCTCACAAACGCGTACACGAGCAGGGCACGCACGAGTGTCCAGAGTGTGGCAAGGTGTTCAAGAAGGCCACgtcactgcagacacacatgcgcacacactcGGGCGTGGCCAGGTACCTGTGTGTGGACTGTGGCAATGGCTTCACCACTGAGATGACTCTTATAATGCACAG GAAGTCCCACACTGCAGATCCCCTTCACAAGTGTCAGTTCTGCAATAAAACCTTCACCAACATGACCAAGTACCTCTACCACCGCAGGACCCACCTCAACCGTGACTCATCCGGCACACCCGCCCCCGTCTCCATG GTCTCAGCCCCCAGAAGAGCGTCTCTCTCTGCCCTCGCCATCCTACAGCGAGCAAGAGAGAAGAATTCTCACACTAATGAGGTGAAGATCAACGTGCTGGCCCCTCtcacagaggaagagatggaaaaATTGGGAGATGATCCAAAACAAAGTTCTCCGAGCAAAGTGGAAGGAGGTGAAGTGGAGAAGCAGGGGGAGGACAACAACATGGAGGTGTGTGTCCCACTTGAAGGCAACACCATTGAGCCTCAGCAGGAGAAGTCTGGCTTAGCTACAAACCCCGCTCCCCTGGATGACACGGGTGGAGGAGTCACAGCTGCTCCAGCTGCATCTTCAGACAAAGGGTCTTTTTCTTGTCGTTCATGCTCTAAGACCTTTCCCTCGCAGCTGCAGCTCGTTCACCATCGACGCAAGTCCCACGTCACCGAACGCAGCTTTGTTTGTGGCATCTGTGGCAAGTCTTTTAAGAAGCAGATCCACGTGCGCAACCACATCCGCACTCATACCGGAGAGCGGCCCTTCCAGTGTTCTGACTGCGGCAAAACCTTTTCATCGCTAGCCAACCTGACGAGGCACACTCTGATCCACTCTGGCGTGCGACCATACCGCTGTGACGTCTGCCACCGCTCCTTCTCGCAGTCCTCAAACCTCCGTCAGCACAGCCTGCTGCACTCCAATGCTGCAACGCTGTGCTGCCCGGACTGCCCTGCCACCTTTCGCTGGCCTACCAAGTTAGCTGCACATCGCTACACTCAACATCCGGGGGCTCCGGCCCCTTTCCCATGTCCCCACTGTGAGGCCGGCTTCCtgaccaggagacagagagacggccACTATGTGGAGCAGCACCCCACCCTGGTGCAGGCTGGTACGGGGGTAGAAGTGGGCAAAGAGACAGACAACCAAGCAGATCTGACCTCAAagccctccacctcaaccacaGCAGAGACTGAATCAGGGGATTCAAGCAGCCTCGTGCGGGGGGGTCTAGATTGTAATATTTGTGGGAAGAAGCTCAATTCTCCTGCTAATCTGAGACTTCACAGACTCAGCCACTTCGCCTTAGGCTCTGGGCGGCCGCGGTGCACCGCCGGGAAGCGGCCCAAAGCCCACCAGTGTCCTATCTGTGGCAAACTGTTCGTGTCTTCCTCTGGAGTTGCACTTCACCAGCGGGTCCACACTGGCGAGCGCCCCTTTCCTTGCCAAGTGTGCGGCAAGCGCTTCCGTCAGAACACACACCTGCGAGAGCACCTGCGCACACACTCGGGTGAACGGCCGTTTCGCTGTGAAGTGTGCGGAAAGGGTTTCATCCAGAGCATGCACCTGGCTGAGCACCGCCGAACACACACGGGCGAACGGCCGCATGTTTGTCCGCAGTGTGGCAAAGCCTTCAAGACCTTTTCTAATCTGAGGAACCACAAGAAGACCCACgccaggcagcagaggctggacGAAGAGGCTGCTGCCATGGAGACCAGCTCTGCTGTGGCAGTGGTGGACGCTTCGGCAGTAGAACTAGCTAACGGGCAGCCTCAGATCATCCAGATCCAAGCCGCCGACCTTCAGCAG GGCACTCCTACCATCATGTGTAATGAGTTTGGGGAGACCATAGCCATCATTGAGACGAGCGAGGGAGGCGTGCTGCCGCTGGAGCAGGCCTTGGAGATCTATCACACAGCTTTGGAGAACGGCCTCGCCATGGACACGGTGGCTGTGGACGGACTGCAGCTCCTCTGA